Proteins from one Pleuronectes platessa chromosome 16, fPlePla1.1, whole genome shotgun sequence genomic window:
- the tnfsf14 gene encoding tumor necrosis factor ligand superfamily member 14 → MLKHENPNVYVVDSHANLPPIPPRLGQRQRRAGVAQTLLILLVSVALCGMTIEACFIYRLYFLEPAASASSSKRTGGEDVTSTTISPSYDMLPSKPVAHLTGGNDVVHGQEILAWSMIAEPILYGMVYMDRSLIIQKEGYYYVYSKVFFLEEGIFYHSVEMNTEKYPGKSMILQRSRKYSSKQSKGRSNSYLGGVFHLYKDDALFVKVSSTAKIQQHNSFENYFGAYMI, encoded by the exons ATGCTAAAACACGAGAATCCCAATGTGTACGTGGTGGACAGCCATGCCAACCTGCCTCCTATACCGCCCAGGCTGGGCCAGAGGCAGCGGCGAGCAGGGGTGGCGCAGACTCTGCTGATCCTGCTGGTGAGCGTGGCCTTGTGTGGCATGACCATCGAAGCCTGCTTCATCTACCGCCTCTACTTTCTCGAACCT GCTGCCTCAGCGTCGTCCTCCAAGCGCACTGGAG GTGAAGATGTTACTTCCACCACTATATCACCCAGTTATGATATGCTTCCTTCCAAACCAGTTGCACATCTGACAG GTGGAAACGATGTAGTTCATGGACAGGAGATCTTGGCATGGAGCATGATAGCAGAGCCCATCCTCTATGGAATGGTCTACATGGATAGAAGCCTTATCATTCAGAAGGAGGGTTATTACTATGTCTATTCAAAGGTTTTCTTCTTGGAGGAGGGCATATTTTACCACTCTGTCGAGATGAATACTGAAAAGTATCCTGGGAAAAGTATGATCCTCCAGAGGTCCAGGAAATACTCCTCGAAACAGAGCAAAGGACGATCCAACAGTTACCTGGGCGGAGTGTTCCACCTTTACAAAGACGATGCTCTGTTCGTGAAAGTCAGCAGCACCGCGAAAATCCAGCAACACAATTCCTTTGAGAACTACTTTGGTGCATATATGATTTAG
- the tmed1a gene encoding transmembrane emp24 domain-containing protein 1a produces the protein MQCDRRMMMSVSAQLCLLACFTLTGHLFLALGSNQDVELTFLLPAGSIECFYQTTASNDTMEVEYQVIAGSGLDVGFALFSPSGHQLVSDFRQSEGIHTTTPTENGDYRLCFDNSFSKMSVKIVFFGVSVSHSGGSGGRVEWVDMATTDSLVEYKLEDIRATMDSVYQRLERTRQVQASLRAFEARDRFLLEDNLWRVSFWSVLNLLVMLTVAATQIYTLQRLFDSNKRTCT, from the exons ATGCAGTGCGAccggaggatgatgatgagtgtGTCCGCACAGCTCTGTTTGCTGGCGTGTTTCACTCTGACCGGACACTTGTTTTTGGCTCTGGGGTCAAATCAAGACGTGGAGTTGACCTTTCTGTTACCCGCCGGCAGCATCGAGTGTTTCTACCAAACCACCGCGAGTAACGACACCATGGAGGTTGAATATCAG GTGATAGCCGGGTCCGGTCTGGACGTTGGTTTTGCCCTCTTCTCACCCAGCGGACACCAGCTGGTCTCTGACTTCAGGCAATCTGAAGGCATCCACAC GACGACTCCCACAGAGAATGGAGATTACCGTCTGTGTTTCGACAACAGCTTCAGTAAAATGTCGGTGAAGATTGTGTTCTTCGGGGTGAGCGTCAGCCACagcggaggaagtggaggccgAGTGGAGTGGGTGGACATGGCCACGACTGACAGCCTGGTGGAGTACAAACTGGAGGACATCAGG GCGACGATGGACTCCGTGTACCAGCGACTGGAGAGGACCCGACAGGTCCAGGCCTCGCTGCGGGCCTTCGAGGCGAGGGACCGCTTCCTGCTGGAGGACAACCTGTGGCGGGTGTCCTTCTGGTCCGTCCTCAACCTGCTCGTCATGCTCACCGTTGCCGCCACTCAAATCTACACCCTGCAGCGTCTCTTTGACAGCAACAAGCGGACGTGCACCTAG